AATTTTTAAGGAGAACTTGTTTCGACTATAAAAACGGAAGTACTCTTGTAGTGCGGGGCCGGCCGTTTGTGCTATACTAGCAACTGGAACCATTTACGTATGTTCTGATTACATATGTATAGGGCTACCTGAAGTCACGATTGGTGCCGAGAACTCGCAAGAGATTTCGAATAGTCCGGTCAGAGAAGGTGCCCACCTGATGGAAATCATCAGGAGCATACGGTTGGTTCCATTGAAAAGACACCCCCTCCAGGGTGTTTTTTCTTGCCCGGCGCCCTTTGGGCGCCGGGCAATTCTTGCTACTATTACTTCATGCCTTCTGGTCTGATGATTTTGTTTCTCTTTGCCGGCGCCCTCTTTGCAGCGGTGCATTATGTGGCAGTGCTGGCTTCGCTCTACTGGTTCTTTTGGTGGTTTGATATTATGATGCATTTTTGGGGAGGGCTCCTCATCGGGCTTGGCGTACATGCACTGGCACGCTACTCTTGGTGGCCGTTTAGGCCGACATGGATTGTCATGATTCTCGTTCTTGCTGTCATTACTGGAGTGTGGGAAGTGTTTGAGTTTGGCGTCGGGCTCTATAATCCGGCCACACATTTTATGGACACGTTGCAGGATGTGATGATTGGCTTTAGTGGGGGATTACTAAGTCATTTTCTTTTGAAAACGTATACAATGAGGAAACTATGAGTTCGACATTGGGTTTTTACGGCGGGGTTGGTTCGGTGACCGGAGCCAATTTTATGCTCGATACAGGCAAGGTGGCACTGTTGGTGGACTGTGGCTTAGTGCAGGGCGATAAGTTTGCCGCCGAAATAAATGAACGTCCGTTTGCTTACGATCCATCTCACGTGGATGTACTCTTTGTGACGCATGCCCACGCCGACCATATCGGCCGAATTCCAAAGCTCGTCCGCGATGGTTTTAAGGGGCAAATTTACTCGACCACACCGACCAAAGACCTCGCTCGCATTATGTTTGATGATGCGCTGCACATCATGAATTACGAAGCGGAGCGTGATGGTCGCCAGCCACTCTACGCGCAGCAAGATATCGATGTGGCGCTGTCGCTCTGGCAGACCGTGGGATATAACGAGCAGATTGCTCTGGAAGACGACATCACTGCCGTCTTCACCGACGCGGGACATATTCTTGGTTCGGGTATGGTACAGCTCACGCGCCACGGCAAGAAAATTGTCTTCACGGGCGATGTCGGGAATATCCCACAGCCGCTTCTAGGGGCGCCAGAAGTGCCGGAGAAGTATGACTATATGATAATGGAGAGCGTGTATGGCGACCGGGTGCATGAGGAAGTAGAGGAGCGTACGGCTATTTTGAAGTATCATATTTTAGAAACCATCAAGAAGCACGGCACACTCATTATTCCGGCGTTTTCGCTTGAGCGTACGCAGGGGATTTTGTTTGAAATTAATAACCTCATTGAGTCTGGCGAGGTGCCGTCCATTAAGACCTATCTTGATTCGCCGCTGGCTATTAAAGTGACCGACATCTACCAGCACAGCACTGAGTACATGAGTCAGGATGTACAGCGACAGATTAAAGATGGCGACGACATCTTTTCCTTTGAAGGGCTGTCGTTTACTGAGACCATGAAGGAGTCGAGCATGATTGCGCGCGCCGGTGGGCCAAAGATTATCATTGCTGGTTCGGGGATGAGTCATGGAGGGCGGATTCGGCAGCACGAGAAGCAGTTTTTGGGTGATGCCAACACCACTCTTTTGCTTGTGGGATACCAATCGGTCGGTAGTATTGGCCGGCTGCTCCAAGATGGTGCCAAGCAAGTGTGGATTGATGGCATGCAGGTGCGGGTAAAAGCGCAGATTGCTACCATTCGCGGCTACTCTGGCCACGCCGACCGCAACCAGCTTATCGACTTGGTTTACAGTGGTACGCAGGAATACCAACCGAAGCAGGTTTTTGTGACGATGGGGGAGGAGCGCTCATCGCTCTTCTTGACGCAGCGCTTGCGCGATTATCTTGGCGTGAATGCTGTCGCACCAGATGAGAATGAGGAGGTGGAAATTGATTTTTAAAGATTTGCGGTATAATTACTCTATAGATAACTAACTACAGAAATACTATGAGTCTAGAAAATGTTGGCAGAGCGGAGGGGGGAGAAAGTTTGGCGCAGAAGCAAGAAAGAATACTAGATGGAATTGATGCTATTAAAGCAGAAGGGAACGCTTTTTTGGCGGCGAATGTAGAGTACATAGATTTAAAAAGAGGAGGTTGGAGTTGGGGGTACGATACGCCAGATGAGGTAATGAATGAATGGCATCGGATTGGTGCTGCAGCCGAGAACGTTATTTCGGAAGCAATATCAAACGGTCTGGAGGTTGATTCGTTCGGGGACTTTTTTGCCGATCCTTCGACTATGGGTACTGTTGAAGCTGCAGCTGTCCAGCCTGACGTGCCGGAGGCATCCAATTCTATGGTGGAGAGCGGCCCGGAAACTACTGCAGAAACATACGCTGAATATCAAGAAATGTTGAAATATGCTGATACGCTCGAAAAGATTGCTGTGGCATTTCGAGCCTATGCCGATGCTCATCAGGTGAAAAGTCCGTCTGGTAACTATATGGTAAAACTCCCATCGAGTTCTGTAGAGGTTGTGGTGGAAGATCAGTATAGCAAGATTCTCGCGGGCGATTACGGCAATATCTATGATTTTGATGTGGTTGCAGCTATGAAAAAAGTCTTGGAGTCAGAACAAGGAGTTTAAGTTTTAAAAAAGCCCGCAGGCAGGCTTTTTGTTTTGGACTTGGCACTGGCTCGTTGCCTTTGTCTGGCGGCGGTGCTTGCCACGGTTTCTTTGGGTGAGCAAAGCCCCAATTATAAATGAACATTTTCTTCTCCTAGAGATACACAAAAACCCGCTCAGAGAGCGGGTTTTATGTTCTACGTTAGAAAGTGGAGTACAACACAAAACTCGCTCTACGAGCGGGTAACCCACCAAGCTTGTGTGTTGTATGAAATCATTACGGTAATAGTAGCAGGATGTGTAGATTGGTCAAATAAAAACGTCCGCGGAGTAGTCCGCGGACGTGGGTTGAATTCAACTGATGAATTTCAGCCAGACGTACCAGATTGCGTATCCGAAGATTGCGCCAACGAGGCTATTTCGAACCATAATGGTCCAGAGTGGCAAAGGGATGACCGTCTGGCTGCTGATACGGTAGGGTATCGTGGCTTGATTCTGCCCGGGCAATAGGCATTTTTTTGCTTTGGTTAGTGTGTACCATAGAACGAACGAGATGGAGATAAAAATGCACCCAATTAGTATCATAAAAACTCCATTTGTGCAGTTGTTACTTTCCGTACACTACGCGTGATTGTATTTTACGTCAAGTGGTTTAAATGATGTTGGTGAGCTGAAAACAAAAGCCGCGGCCCGAAGGGCCGCGGCTTTTGTTTTCCATGACTGGTTTAGTAATAAGCCTCAAAAAAATCCCCCAAGCGGGGGATTTTTTTGAGTTACTTATTTTGTAACTTCACCAACGATTCGGTTGAAGGCTTCAGGGTTCTGAAGAGCGATAGTAGCGAGCACCTTGCGGTCTAGCTCAATCTTCTTGTCCTTGAGCATCTTGATGAATCGGCTGTACTTGAGGCCATGAGCCATGAGTGCAGCGTTGATGCGGACGGTCCAGAGACGACGGAAGTCGTTCTTCTTGTCCTTGCGGTGCGCAAATGCATGAAGCTGAGCGTGATAGATCGCTTCACGTGCGACGCGCTTCTTCTTTGAGCGCTGTAGACGGTATCCCTTTACTTCGTCGAGGATGTTGCGTCGACGCTTTTGGGCCATGAGGCCTCCTTTTACACGTGCCATAGTTGTTCGTTAATTGCTTGCAATTTAAGCGCCAGTCTTTGGCAGGAAGCGGCGAGTGATTCGCTTGCTCATAGTGAGAAGCTGAGTACGCTTGCGCGCGATTCGCTGCTGTCCGGTTTGACGAGCGTTGAAGTGGTTCTGTCCTGGCTTGCGCGCAATGAGCTTACCGTTCTTAGTCACTTTGATACGCTTCGTGAATGACTTGTTTGTTTTCATAAAATTCGAATTTTTTGATCGGGCTTCGGCCGCTGGGAAGTGCGGCAAAGTGGGCAAAATATACCGTACTTGAAGATAAAAGTCCAGCAGATACGCCGTTTCTGTAAGGCTGTACAAAACTACTATTTTGTGACATTATGTGCACCGCACGTTTAGCTGACGTGTGGAATGTTCTTTTCATGAAAGGAGGTACCAGCATGGTACGAAGCATCTTGGCAGTATTGTTTCTGTGGTTTTCTTTTCTCGGCGTAGCACAAGCACTCCCGGTGCATGGTGTGCTCAACACGAAACCGGCCGGTAGCTTGCTGAGCGAAGGCGCGTCGTGGAATGGCCGCGGCAACTTCATTCAGTATGCCGCAGCAGAAATCAACGGTACCTGGGTTTATGAGTATTCGTTCAGTCTGCGGTCGGAAGATATCTCTTCCGTCACGCTCGGCTTTGCGGGTGGGTACGCAACCCCGGTCGTTGACCATGCCGAAGTGCTATTCGGCCTTTATGGTTCTGTGGGGGAATGGGTCAGTAGCGAACCCTTTGGAGGCGCTACTGTTTCTGGTGTCCAGTTCGATTTTGAGCCGGGCGACTTGTTTCATTTCGCGGGTGCGTCATACGGACTCGTCGTTATGACATCATCCGCAGCGCCAGTGTGGGGTGATGTGCTGTTTCTTGGTGAGCAAGGGTCAGCCGCCTACAACGCGCGATTTGGCGACATCGTCGATGTTCCATATGAAGACGGTGTGGTCTGGGGCAAGATTCCGGTGCCGGGCGAATTGGTCAGCGTGGTGTCGGAGCCGAACAGTGCCTACATGATGCTCTCCGGACTCGGTCTGCTTGGCTTTTCTTTGCGGAAAAAGCTGCAGCCGTAACCTCTTTTCTTTCAACAAGCCAGGTCTTTGGACCTGGTTTTTCTTTTGACTCAAATTATGTAAACCGGCCGAACGCGAAGCGTTCGGCCGGTTTTGTGAGGATTGGCTACACCATTCCCATTTCGAGTAAGTCGTCGAGTGACTTTTTCTTTGACTTCTTTTCTTCTGCTTCAGGCTTGGCTTTTTTCTTTTCGGGCACTTTCTTTTCTTCTTCGAGAATTTTTGGTCGATCTGATGCTTTTTTTGCTTTACCGTCTCGTTCGATAGTGGTGGTGAAGCCTTTTGGACTTTTCTTAATCTCATCCGCAATCTTGTACTCTGCCGGAATAATCTTCAGGAAGCGTTCAAGACGTTCCTTTAGAAAGGCTGCTTCCATGTACTTGTAACGACCCCAAAGGAAGAGATCAACTTTTACGCGATGACCCTCTTCAAGCCATTCAGCGGCGCGTTTTGCTTTAAGCTGCTGGTCGTGTTCGCCGGTGCCAATTTTTACCTGGACACTCTTGGTTTCGGTTACATGTGCCTTAGCTTTGGCCTTGCTCGCTTTGCGCTTGGTGTCATAGCGATACTGCCCGAAGTCGGTAATTTTTGCTACCGGTGGTTTGGCATTGGGAGAAATCTCAATCAGATCAAGCTTTCGCTTCTCAGCTTCTTTGAGAGCATTTGCGAGGGAGAGAGTACCAAGGTTTTCGCCTTCTGGTCCGATGACTCGTAATTCGGCCGCACGAATAGCCTGGTTAATTCTCGTTCGAGTATCTTTTCCTGAAAACTGCTGTTTTGGTCGCAAATTGTTTTTGTCTTATTTATTAAACGAGGACGGCGAGTATTAAAAAATATTCGCGGTCGGCGATTCATCAAAATGTATCACAGAAGTGACGCAATGCAAGGCTAAAATCTGTGCTCTATCCAGATTTGCCCGAAGTCGGAGCGGTATAATACATAATATGTTTGAAGTATTATTTCCACTTGGAGTAGCACAGTACGTGCTGGGGGGACTCTTGGTTGGCCTTGGCATTGCGGTGCCCTATATTTTTACCGGTACAGTAGCGGGCGTGTCTACTTTCTTTACCGCTACATGGTCATATTGTTGTAGTGGTTCTTTTTTTCAGACCGACTGGTACAAGAGTACTCGTAGTTGGCGTTGGTTTTTGACGGCTGGGTTGGTATCTGGTGGTTTTTTCTATGTGGCGCTGACTGGCCCAATTGTGGTTACTGAGTTTGCGTGGTGGCGGCTGTTGCTCGGCGGGGTGTTGGTGGGAATAGGGGCACGCATGTCTGGTGGTTGCACGTCGGGGCATGGCATCTGTGGTTTGGCTGCGCTCGAAAGAGTATCACTGGTCGCTACGCTCACATTTCTGACGGTTGCAATTATCGTAGCGCATATAACTGCCTTAGTTCTATGATTAAAATAACTATGTATATCGGCGGGGTGTTGTTTGGTTTTGGCTTAGCTTTGGCTGGCGCAACACGCCCAGAAGTGGTGGTGTCATTCTTGAATCTAGATGACCTTGGGTTGATTTTAGTAATCGGCACGGCGCTTATGGTGTCGCTCATTGTTTTTCAGGGGGTGACACGGCTCATGAAGAAGCCAATATTTGGTGAGTCGTTTGATGGGCATGATGGTTTCCCGGTGACTAAGCGAGCAATAATCGGTGCGATTATTTTTGGCGTAGGTTGGGGCGTATCGGGAATTTGTCCGGCGACATCACTAGCGTCGCTTGGGACAGGCAATTGGCCACTCATATTTGCCGTGATAGGAATGTTTTTGGGTACATTGGTGTACGGCACTATCAAGTCACGTGCCGGTGTAGTCCGCTGATATGTCTCGCAATTGTAATGTATGCTGTGGCTTGCATTAATCTGGCTTGTGCGTTTTACTGCTATTGGTATAGCACAAGGAGAAGATGATGGAACTCTTGGTGATAGCTCCATATTTTTCGGTCCATACGGAAGATGAGCGTTTGCTCAATTTCAACATAATTGCTGCCGGAGAAGAGCAACAGGTGTGCGTTTCTTGTGTCAAACATGCGCGCGAGCTTATCAAAAGCTTGTTTGAACAAGAAGTTATTGATGTAATCATTTTTGACTATCTCTGGGATCAAATCGAAAACTTTGCGCGCGTTGGGTTTCCGTACAGTCCGATGGATGTCGCATCTGACATAAAACTTGTTCAGGTTGGTGAAGAGCTGGAAAAGCACGAGTCTGTTCTGCAACAGGTTGTTGCGGTGGTTAATAGACAAATTGGAGTGCCACAGCCTGTGACCGATGAACAGATTGCTGCTGAGGCAGCAAAGAGTTCGCTCTCGCCTGAAGATTTCCCTGAGAACGATCAGGGACTGAGACAGATACACTGAACCTAACACCCCGGCACGCCGGGGTGTCTTTATAGAGCCGCTTCAACTTCGAGCAGTATCCGGTCAGCTGCAATTTTGTACCCAGCATCGTTGGGATGAATGAGGTCGCTCATATATTCGGCGCGGCCGATTAGTCCAGAAAGAATATTGGGTACGTAATACGTGCGGTATGTACGAGCCAAGCGTTCATATTCTTTCTCGTATTGATTGCTGTAGAGGCCACCTGGCTCGCCAACGAGGACGACAGCTGCGCCAGTGCTTTGGATGGTCTGGATAATTATTTCTAGATTGGCAAAGGTGTCTCCAACAGGAACTCGTTGAATTGCGTCATTGCCGCCGAGCAAGATAATCACTACTTTCGGATCGGCGGCAATGACAGTATCAATACGTGCAAGACCATCAGATGTGGTGTCACCAGAAACACCGAGATTGATTACTTCTGGTTCAATCGATGTTGCTAATCGACTGGTGATGTCCTTGCCTGCTGATGATCCCATTCCGGCAGCAAGACTGTCGCCAAAGACCACTACGGTGCTGCCGGCCGTTGGGGGGAGAGGCGCTGGCGTTGGCCAGAGGAGCCAGGCAGTAAGCGCAACTGCTACGGTGAGTATGGTGAAGACTGCTTTATTCATGTAGATAGTATGACACAAGCGCGGCACCCTTTGGGTGCCGCGCTTCCGCTAGCATTTATTAGCACTTCTGATATGCTGCTTGGCAGAAGAAATTTGATTGAGGAGGTTTGCCATGGGAGTACACTTTCATGAAGAACAGTGTCGAAAATTTATTGACGCGACAATCAGGGCGTATCGCTTGCCGGCCGGACTATATGTCGGTGTGCATCACGATATGCCAGCTGCCAGTGTGCAACGGCGGTTTGTGCCTGTTGGCATAGAATTGGGTGGCGAATCACATATCATGTGGCTCACGATTGTCAATTTTTTCGACTCGATGAGCGAAAGTTATCAGGTGCATGGAGCAGCTTGGGCGAAATTTGGCCGAGGCGATTTGTTCAAAGGGGCCAAGGTGGATCACTTGTTTGACAAGCGAGTACGTACGCTTTCTATCAAAGAGCTCCAAGCTTTGTTTAGACAAATCGGCTTTTCGTTTCCTGGTGATCGTGCAAAACGGTTTAAAGGGTTCGTGCAAGATTTGTACGGACCGGTTATTCAAGGAGATCCGCGACGTATTTTTACGGAGTTGGGCGGAAGTATAGATGAGATTTACAAGCGGATAACACGTGGTAAATCAAAAATGCTTCCGGGGTACGGACAAAAATTGCTTTCGCTGTTGGCGCTTTACTTCTATGAGTTTGGTGTGCATGCAGAGATGTTTCCGGGTGCCTACCCGGCCGATCGACATGTACAACGACAGCTCATCCAAAGCGGTGTGATAACCATTGATGCCACCAAAGGATCGGTTGATGCAGCACATGTGATTGCCGAGATAATCCGCACCAGACTCATTCCTTTGCTGGCTGAGCTGGGGGTGTCGGTGCTGGAGTTTTCTCACGCCCAGTGGTTTTTGGGAAATCGACTCTGTCGTCACTGTGCTTCGTGGGTAGCCGAGAAGCGGACGGGAAAGATTGATCACGCGTGTCCGCTTTGGAAGGATGGTGCGCTTGGTGGCGGATTGTGTGAAGGAGGTAGAGGTACGTCTGACTACCACAGGGTGGGAAGATGGAAAGCGCTATCCCAGCCAAAATCTAATAAAAATGCAAAATATCTGGGTCAAGAAAGACTCTTTGAAGACTAGAGGTTCGCCTCTAGTTTTTTTCTGTCTGTCTACATCAAATGCTTTTTTTACTATGTGTTCTGGTTGGTGGATGGTACAATTTCTGAGATTATGCCTCGTTCAGCGGATGAACTAGATAACTCAGAAGATCGTACCTCAAGGAGACGAGCGGCTGCGTCGCGCGTAACCGCACGTCGAGGAGTTGCGCGTAGCACCAATCGCCGAGTGACTCGTGCACGGGCCATTACAAAGCCAGAAGTGGTTGAAGAAGAAAGAAGCGTTCCTCCAGTCAGTGAAGACGCTGGGTCAGTGTCGCGAAAAGCTCCAACTGGCATCAGCGATGAAAAGGCGCTTGAACGAAGAAGGCAAACGCGGTTGATTATCATCGGCGTGTTAGTAGCAATTGGGGTAGGTGCGTCGGCTGCAGTCGGGTTTACGGATGAAGGAGAAATCGATGTATTAAAAACTATCGAAGCACGTAATGAGCGTATCCGTAATAATCAGGCAACAGAGCAAGATGTTCTTACGACTACTATTGAAGTGCCGGTGCAAAATACTAATGAGCGCAAGGTTGATGGCGGACTGAAGGGGCGCGGCACCGGAGGTGCCGCGCCGGAACCACCAGAAGAGGTTGCTAGTACAACTGCCAGTTCCACCGACGTAACTGCGTCAAGTACGGATGCAACCGCCAGCTCAACAGATGCTGTCATTGAAGAAGAGGAAGAGGTTGCTGCAGATGAATCAGATGCGCCTAGTGCTGACACAGCAGCGGCGCGTCCGGAGGACGCGCCGCTCGAGGAGGAAATAGCGCAGTAGCGCTATTTTTTATTATCTGCGCTGCATTTCTCGCAACGGCAGCCCATCGGCTTAATGATTTGCTTGAAGTAGTCTTTGCCGTAGTGGTAGGTTAATTCTTCGCCAGGCGCAATTTTGCGTTTGGTATGAATAAATACTTGCTTCTCGTCGTCTGAGAGCTCGGCTTCGCAGTTTGGTTTGCAGCTGTGGTTTAGGTAGCGGGCGGTATTTTCGCGACCTTTACCATCAATGGTCCGCGCATCGTTAAGTTCAAAGAGATACTTGCCACCGCGTCGCTGCGCTTCCTCGTCAGTGATAATTTCCCCGGTGTACTCAATCACGAGTTC
The nucleotide sequence above comes from Candidatus Nomurabacteria bacterium. Encoded proteins:
- a CDS encoding MBL fold metallo-hydrolase encodes the protein MSSTLGFYGGVGSVTGANFMLDTGKVALLVDCGLVQGDKFAAEINERPFAYDPSHVDVLFVTHAHADHIGRIPKLVRDGFKGQIYSTTPTKDLARIMFDDALHIMNYEAERDGRQPLYAQQDIDVALSLWQTVGYNEQIALEDDITAVFTDAGHILGSGMVQLTRHGKKIVFTGDVGNIPQPLLGAPEVPEKYDYMIMESVYGDRVHEEVEERTAILKYHILETIKKHGTLIIPAFSLERTQGILFEINNLIESGEVPSIKTYLDSPLAIKVTDIYQHSTEYMSQDVQRQIKDGDDIFSFEGLSFTETMKESSMIARAGGPKIIIAGSGMSHGGRIRQHEKQFLGDANTTLLLVGYQSVGSIGRLLQDGAKQVWIDGMQVRVKAQIATIRGYSGHADRNQLIDLVYSGTQEYQPKQVFVTMGEERSSLFLTQRLRDYLGVNAVAPDENEEVEIDF
- the rplT gene encoding 50S ribosomal protein L20, producing the protein MARVKGGLMAQKRRRNILDEVKGYRLQRSKKKRVAREAIYHAQLHAFAHRKDKKNDFRRLWTVRINAALMAHGLKYSRFIKMLKDKKIELDRKVLATIALQNPEAFNRIVGEVTK
- a CDS encoding 50S ribosomal protein L35, producing the protein MKTNKSFTKRIKVTKNGKLIARKPGQNHFNARQTGQQRIARKRTQLLTMSKRITRRFLPKTGA
- a CDS encoding PEP-CTERM sorting domain-containing protein, translated to MCTARLADVWNVLFMKGGTSMVRSILAVLFLWFSFLGVAQALPVHGVLNTKPAGSLLSEGASWNGRGNFIQYAAAEINGTWVYEYSFSLRSEDISSVTLGFAGGYATPVVDHAEVLFGLYGSVGEWVSSEPFGGATVSGVQFDFEPGDLFHFAGASYGLVVMTSSAAPVWGDVLFLGEQGSAAYNARFGDIVDVPYEDGVVWGKIPVPGELVSVVSEPNSAYMMLSGLGLLGFSLRKKLQP
- the infC gene encoding translation initiation factor IF-3, with protein sequence MRPKQQFSGKDTRTRINQAIRAAELRVIGPEGENLGTLSLANALKEAEKRKLDLIEISPNAKPPVAKITDFGQYRYDTKRKASKAKAKAHVTETKSVQVKIGTGEHDQQLKAKRAAEWLEEGHRVKVDLFLWGRYKYMEAAFLKERLERFLKIIPAEYKIADEIKKSPKGFTTTIERDGKAKKASDRPKILEEEKKVPEKKKAKPEAEEKKSKKKSLDDLLEMGMV
- a CDS encoding YeeE/YedE family protein, with the protein product MFEVLFPLGVAQYVLGGLLVGLGIAVPYIFTGTVAGVSTFFTATWSYCCSGSFFQTDWYKSTRSWRWFLTAGLVSGGFFYVALTGPIVVTEFAWWRLLLGGVLVGIGARMSGGCTSGHGICGLAALERVSLVATLTFLTVAIIVAHITALVL
- a CDS encoding YeeE/YedE family protein, whose product is MIKITMYIGGVLFGFGLALAGATRPEVVVSFLNLDDLGLILVIGTALMVSLIVFQGVTRLMKKPIFGESFDGHDGFPVTKRAIIGAIIFGVGWGVSGICPATSLASLGTGNWPLIFAVIGMFLGTLVYGTIKSRAGVVR
- a CDS encoding arylesterase — encoded protein: MNKAVFTILTVAVALTAWLLWPTPAPLPPTAGSTVVVFGDSLAAGMGSSAGKDITSRLATSIEPEVINLGVSGDTTSDGLARIDTVIAADPKVVIILLGGNDAIQRVPVGDTFANLEIIIQTIQSTGAAVVLVGEPGGLYSNQYEKEYERLARTYRTYYVPNILSGLIGRAEYMSDLIHPNDAGYKIAADRILLEVEAAL
- a CDS encoding SET domain-containing protein, with the translated sequence MKKTGSKKFRVGRSSAGLGLFATEAYEKGELVIEYTGEIITDEEAQRRGGKYLFELNDARTIDGKGRENTARYLNHSCKPNCEAELSDDEKQVFIHTKRKIAPGEELTYHYGKDYFKQIIKPMGCRCEKCSADNKK